The following proteins are encoded in a genomic region of Ptychodera flava strain L36383 chromosome 23 unlocalized genomic scaffold, AS_Pfla_20210202 Scaffold_24__1_contigs__length_23054250_pilon, whole genome shotgun sequence:
- the LOC139124423 gene encoding amine sulfotransferase-like, protein MAKEWPGFVYRGCFFTNCGYNIETVKSNPMDQWDIRPDDVVVVTYMKSGTFWMLNLLSSLYTDLNLLLPATKKVIRLDQFYDDPDCVPGSYGKHSKALRESLDEMPSPRLLYCHMPFQFFPRAWQDGEKKCKIIYIARNPKDVCVSYYHFMQGFPWAGMDLNWDEWVRAFVDGKVWYGSWLDHVLGWRGFGLEDNVLHVTFEDMKKDLKSVLVKVADFLNRPKSDEELDDVVKKCTFASMSQGVEFYRRFSSLGDENSFLNSVQHLRKGKVGDWKNHFLVSQNEFFDREITVKAEKHGLKLVYNM, encoded by the coding sequence ATGGCAAAGGAGTGGCCTGGTTTCGTCTACCGCGGTTGTTTTTTCACCAACTGTGGTTATAACATCGAGACTGTGAAATCTAATCCCATGGACCAGTGGGACATCAGGCCAGACGACGTTGTTGTAGTGACGTACATGAAGTCAGGTACATTTTGGATGTTGAACTTGCTTAGCAGTCTGTATACCGACCTGAATCTGTTGTTACCAGCTACCAAGAAGGTTATCAGGCTTGATCAATTTTACGATGACCCTGATTGTGTACCTGGAAGTTATGGTAAACACTCAAAAGCTCTGAGGGAATCGTTAGATGAGATGCCTTCACCACGTTTGCTGTACTGCCATATGCCATTCCAGTTCTTTCCAAGGGCTTGGCAAGAtggtgagaaaaaatgcaagatcATTTATATCGCAAGAAACCCAaaagatgtctgtgtgtcttacTACCATTTCATGCAGGGATTTCCCTGGGCCGGCATGGATTTGAACTGGGATGAGTGGGTCCGTGCCTTCGTGGATGGCAAAGTGTGGTATGGATCGTGGTTGGATCACGTGTTAGGATGGAGAGGCTTTGGTCTGGAAGATAATGTACTTCATGTGACATTTGAAGACATGAAGAAAGATTTGAAATCTGTCTTGGTCAAAGTGGCTGATTTTTTGAATCGGCCGAAGTCAGATGAAGAACTCGATGACGTTGTGAAAAAGTGTACTTTTGCATCTATGAGTCAAGGTGTCGAATTCTATAGACGATTTTCGTCTCTCGGAGACGAAAATTCTTTTTTAAACAGCGTACAGCACCTACGCAAAGGTAAAGTTGGTGATTGGAAAAACCATTTCCTGGTTTCACAGAACGAATTTTTCGATCGAGAAATCACTGTTAAAGCAGAGAAGCACGGACTGAAGCTAGTTTACAACATGTAG